A stretch of DNA from Molothrus ater isolate BHLD 08-10-18 breed brown headed cowbird chromosome Z, BPBGC_Mater_1.1, whole genome shotgun sequence:
GGGGACTGGTGCGGGGCGCGCTGCGCCCGGCGCAGGTGGGCGCGGGGGGACGCGGGGATGGGGGACCCGGGATAAGGGGGGCACACCGGGGTGTGCGGGGTAACAGGGGCAATAGAGCGGGTCTATACCGTGCTCGCCATTACTTACACCTTCGGGCAAAGTCCGCGGCGGGCATGAGCGCCGGCCCGCGCACCCCTAGGCCACGGCCCGGCGCCTCGGAGCACCCGTCGGTATCCACCCGTGGGTATCCACTCCCAGCCCAGCGTGCGCCTCTTTGGGCACAGCCgcacccccagggcacagaTCTCTGTCAGGCCTGTGGACAGCCGCCTGTTAGCCTAGTGAGCACAGCCCACTGTCCAGGCTGTGGATAGTCCCCGGTCACCCCTGTCAGCACAGCCTGCTACCAGCCCCCTGGGCATCTGCCTCTCTTACGCCTATCACTGTTACCCCGTGTGcacccccctgtgccccatgtGGTACCCCCGTCACAGCCAAGCATCACTCCCGTGTGCACCCCCAGGACCCCTGTATGAATCCCACCACTTTCCACATGCATTCCGCATCACATCCACCATCACCCCATGCATTAGTCCGATCACCCCCAGTGTACCCTGCATCACCCCACATGCATCCCTCGCCCATATTCCAGCGTGCACTGCATGTCAGCCCCCTGTGCATCCCCCCACGtgtcccctgccacccccacTTGCATCCCACCATTACACCCATGTGCTCCCCTCTATCACCTTGCACGCGTGTTCCCCCACATGCCCCCACCCACCCCCACGGTGgtgtccttgtccttgtccccatGGGCACAGGCTGTAAGCCACGTATGCCCTGCAGCTCCGGCGGTGTGTGTCAGCGCCCGGCAGACAGGATGGGGAGGTGGGCAAGGCGCAGCAGGCAGCAGCGGCTGGCGAGGAGGCAGGAGTGCAGCCCACCATCTTCAGCAAGATCATCGACCGCACCATCCCTGCCACCATTCTCTATGAGGATGACAAGGtagctgggacagcagctgtgtccccaccGAGGCAGGGGGGCAGAACCCACGGGTGTGGGGCTTACCCTGCTCCCCCTGGTAGTGCCTCGTTTTCCGTGATGTGGCCCCACAAGCACCCGTGCACTTCCTGGTGATCCCCAAGCGTCCCATCCCCCGGATCAGCCGCGTGGGTCCCCAGGACACTGAGGTGAGTCCAGAGAGGTCCCTGGGACATTGGTGGTGGGGGTCATACAGTGCTGACCTGCCACTCCcccctccttcagctgctggggcaCCTGATGGTGGTGGCGGCAAGCACGGCACAGGCAGAGGGGCTGGCTGATGGCTACCGCCTTGGTGAGTTGATATCCCCTATCATGCCATGGGGCAGGACCCTCACTGGTACTcctggggggctggggacaaAGAGGGTGGCCTGACCCTTGTACCTCTCCTGACAGTAATCAACGATGGGAAACATGGCGCACAGTCTGTCTACCACCTACACCTCCATGTGCTGGGGGGGCGGCAGATGGGCTGGCCCCCTGGCTAATGCCCACTACCCACTTGCTCTCTAATAAAACATCTCCTTGGTGGCAACTTCAGTGGCTCTGTGTCGGGGTGGCTTTTTTGGGGGTGGAGGTGGCTggcctgagcagggcagggctggcctcCATTGTCACAGCAGTAGAGTTGATACCCTGCTTTTTGCAGAGGGTCTGGGCTCCCCACATACCAACCCCACAGTTGAAGCAGAAGGGTTTTGTGGGGCTGCTCACAGGCAAAAGACTCATCTTGGTGCTGGGCTAGGGAAGCAGGCTGGGTGCCACAAGGTTGTCCCCAAGGTGGGGAACATCCTAGGGGTGTCAGTAGTGCGCCATGtccagggctgcccagccagccccactgccaccacgcagccccagcatccctgaatgcccctgctctgcctcaggttgcccccctgccagcccccctGTGTtgcccccagagccctgcactgGACACTGATGTTTCCCTGCTTTTCAAAACCAGTTAATTGCACTAGATTGATCTAAATGCCCTCGGAGCAGGCTTGTTGACTGCATGTGTACTTCTTGTCCACCCCAGATGGGCCTCTCTGGAAGCTCCCAGGAGGATCATAaccctgagcagagcacagggcaggacaggctgTGTGGTGGGTGGACCAGCTGCCCCCTCCATGTACACATACCCGTGTACTCTCCCACTATACTGCTTGTGTGTGCACTGCCATGCAAAACCCAACTGCGCTGCTCACCCCAGACCCCCCACCTACCCACCTCCGAGGGAAACTCACTGCATTGCTcaccccagacccctccccaagCACACTGAGGAAAACACATTGTACCCTTCGCTGCAGACCCCACAACCGTCAATCACCGATGGAAACTGCACACTCCAGAGCCCCCTGCACACAAAGCCCCGCCGCTCCGAGCACGCACGGCGCTGTTTACAGGCCTTGACCGGGGCTGGGCCCGCACGTGTCGGCGCCGGCCCCGTGAGGGGAGCACACGCGGGGCTCGGCGCATGCGGCCGCTGCTCCCTGCCGCGTGCCTCCTGCGCCCGCTGCTCCGTGGCCGCCTGCCGGGGCTATATTTAGTGGCCGGGGCCGGTGCTGGCGCGGTGCACGGCACACCTGGCACCGCCGTCGGGACCGCCTGGGCCCCCGCCAGCCGCCGCGCAGGGGACCGCAGCCCGCCGGGGAGAATGGCGGCTCTGTTCATCCCCCGGCTCGGTGGCGCTGGCGGCGGGGGGCCCCcgggagctgtgtggggctgtggcagagcccagTCACTTCGCACACATACACACCCAGTATAGTATGGGGAATGTTTTCGGGGTGTAAATGAGCCTTAAAATTGTTGATACTGCTTCTTCCTGCCTCTGAGGCTCAGcacgggctggggctgctcttgaACTGAGGACAGCCCTGAGTTCAGCCTTTGGGATATGTACCCCAAAGAAGATTGGGCGTCCCTGGCGTGGTGGGGACGCTAAAGAGGCGCCAGGGATCCCCAGGACATCATCCCCCAGGGTTCACCCAGACTAGTCCCACAGGGAGTGCTGTATTGGGCACAGGGCACGGGCTGGCACGCGAGGTCAGGGCCAGTCGCCTGCCATCGTGTTTCTTCCTGTGCCAGGTTTATTTTGTCAGTCCCCGAGCAGCGGCAGGGCAGGACAGTGGACACAGCCCCATGGGGCcgaggcgggggggggggggggaacggGGCCCAACGGCTGTTTTGGTTCCTCAGCCGGAGAGGATCACAAATGACGCAAGTTCCCAAAAGAGCCGGGCGGGGGGGCTGCGAGGGATGTGTCAGCCGGCGGCGAGAGGCAGCCAgatgtgctccagcagctccagggctgctgccccgAGCTGATgctgccagagcacagccccacagtGATGCCCCACAGACCACCCCAGGATGGTTTGCCCCACAGTGGGTGCGCACACCCGGGGTGACATCGCCAGGCTCCCTGTCCCACGGTGTACTTTGGTGCTGTTGGTGTCCCTTCAGTATCCCTCAGGCTCCCCTGCTGCCTAGCCATGGGTAAGCCCACGGGTGTTTGGTGAGGAATCTGAGGATGCTCCTAGGAAGACCTCCAAGGGATACAAGCAGGAGCAGGATCCCCAGGCTGCCACCCCTTCAGCAAGAGCTGGCCTAGGGGTGCACCTCAGGGTCCACCACAGGGCCCGTGGGCTGAGCATGGGGTCAAAACCAGCAGCATGGAACCCAGAACCCTCACAGTGAGCTGCCAGTCCTGGGGGCACCCTGGCACCACCTCTCACCCTGctcaggggcagcagggcttATGTGGCCCCAGCATGGGGAAGCCATGAGATGAGCTTGGGACACATCTCccatttctccctcctccctgcagctgtgcagcagatGGGCTTGGAGGAGCCCCTGCTTGGCACGGGGCCGAGGGCCCACAGGGAGGAGCAGTCCCCAGTGGGGGCCCCCCCGGCCTGCCGAGGCCAGAAGGACCAAGCACATCCCCAGCCAGGAAAAACAGAGGCCCCAGCGCAGAGTGCACGGTGCCCCGTCGGCGCACACCGCAAAGCGCTGGAATAACAGCCCTCACTCCCGAGCCCGCCGCCTGCTATCAAAGGGCCCTTCTTCTGCTCGGCCTCTGTGGGGATGGGGCCGGGGGCCCATCGAGGGCTGGTGGTGAGAGGAGGCTGCTTCTCCATGCCGGTGGGCAAAGCTGCACCCAGCCAGGCGCCGGGCACGTCCCACCCTATCGCCCTAGGGCagctgggggtccctggggcaAGCGGACATATTCCAGTGCCAGGCCCAAACAGTGTGGTGGTCACTTGGGTCAAGCCGTGGGGAGCAGTGTGtcctcaggagccctgggcatgtcccttctgctgccccagtggggctgtgctggctctgcccaggtACAGTGCACCCCCGAGAGACCCCGCAACTAGCTCTGCCCTAAGTGCACTTGGGACAAGATGGCGTGGGGTACGTGGACTCCAGAGGTGGGTATAGCCTTGATCCTGTAGTGCAGTGTGGAcacctctgtgtccctgcagccccatgcGCCCATCCCCTGAcattcccatccctctgcaCTCCCGTGCCCTGCACCACcgtccctccatgtccctgctccccatgcCCCACACAGCCcgtccccccatgtccctgcatCCCGTGCCTCACACAGCCCCGTTCGcccgtgtccctgctccctgtgccccacgCAGCCCCATCCCTCCGTGTCTCTGCACCCCGTGCCCCACGCAGCCCCATCCCTCCGTGTCTCTGCACCCCGTGCCCCACACAGCCCCGTGCCCTGTGTCTCTGCTCCCCGTGCCCCACATAGCCCTGTGCCCCACATAGCCCTGTGCCCCGTACCCCACACAGCCCCCTGCCCCACACACCCCCGTCCGCCCTCACCGTCCCCTCACGCCGACCACGCCCCGCCTCGCCCACTCCTTCTAGACCACGCCCACGATCCGTTTAACTAATCATCTTGCCCCGCCTAGTTTGGGGGACGGTCACGCCCCCTCCGTGTCTCTCCGCCAATTGAAAGCGCGCACGCGCGCGGctgcccccccccccatccccgtCTCCATGGTGAGAGGCGCGTCCCGCCGCGCGCACGCGCAATGGAGGCAGGAGGCGGCTGCGGCGGGGGGTGCGGCCCAGGCTGCGGGCAGCGAGAGCCCGCGGGGTAACCCCGGGGGGAGAGCCGGGGCAGGGCCTGTGGAGCGCTGGGGGCCAGGGGGGAATGACACGATGGTGGGTCCGAGCTGTGGGGAGGTCGCCAGCAAGAGGGGGCTGAGCCCAGGCAGGGGGGTGGGGAACCGTGTTGGTGCTGGAGATCTAGGGGACAGAAGGGAGTTACGGAGGGGGAGACCCCTCGAGATGACAGGCCCAGCAGCAGGTACTGCTTTTCTCCCCCAAAAGGAGAGGAATCCCTTGTCCCAGTGTGGGGGTGACACTGCAGAGGACCCAGGGTCAGGACGCGGCCTGTGCTGGTGGGGGCTGGGGACGCGGTTGGCAATGGCGGATGCGCCGCGCTGCCTTTCTTCAGGGTCTATTCCCGTCTGCAGGGACGCTCTGAGGAGCCATGTGGGTCCCAGATGCCATGGGGAGAGGCCACCGGTCAGGGTCCAGGGTAATGAGCCCCTGCCCGAGGAGAGGCTCCCGTGCTGCGGGGAGACGCTTACAACCACCACCAAGAGGCTCCGGGAGATGTCAGAGATAGCCGAGCCGCCCCAGGAGATAGCAGACACAGATGAGCTGCCCACTGTGCCCCTACCAGTCGTGCCCAGCCGGGTGCCATCCCCAGAGATTAGGAAGAATCCCTCTGAGATCAAGCTGCCTCCCTGGCTTGGAAAGTGGGGGACCGGCTCTGAGGAGAAGTCTCCCACCACACTGCCGGCGCTGGCCCCCGCTCCTCCCACGCCAGCAGAGAAGCCCAGCCAGGCGGTGCCCCAGCGGAGCCGTGTGACCCATGACTGGCAGAAGGAGGTAACTCCATAAGGGAAAATGCCCCTCCAAGTTGGCCCCATCATGTCCCACATGCTGATCTTGTGAAGCTCCCTACTCCTGGGCAGACACATCTCTTTAAATAGCCACCCGGACGACCTTGAGCCCAGCAGGATGGAAAAGGGATGAAACTCAATAGCACAAAAGGCACAGGCAGGCACGTGGGGAGTAACAGTAAGGCAGGAGGGGAGCTGGGATCTCGCTGCTGGGaagccagagctgtgtgtcacGGCTCATCACAGTGATGTGGGGATGCCTGCTTGGGCAAGCCAAGCTGGGGGGCACCTGGTGGACCAAACTGGGGCACACCCTGGGGACTCCATGGGTTGTTCAAGTGCTGTAAGAACGCTTGCTCAGGAGCAGTCTGGGCACCCAGGTGCTTGGGACTGCCACACAAGGCTGGCTGACCTCCACCAGGCAGCACAGGTCAGCCCTGCCCaagctgtgtccctgctccagctttcCCAGGCTTCTGGCCAGAAAGATGATAACACCTCTTTACAGCTTATGCCTCTAGGGCTATCAAAAGCCTAAAAGCCAGGAGCAGGCATGGGGAAGTGCAGTACGGGCTCCTGCCTCCTTCCACAGCCCCCACTGTCCATCCCTAGGTAGTCGTGGATCCCCTGGACTCTCGGCCAAGGAAGGATTTAGGCAGTGAGGACTTACAGCGTGGCTACGATGGACTGCCAATCCACCAATTTCTCTCCTCACTCACTGACAGCTCCCCCCCGAAGGACTGCCCacccctcagggctgtgctgctggggcaaGGTGAGGCTGGCCCCCACAAGCCATGTGCACCCCAAAAAGGCAGCAGGGGAATCTTAGCTGGGAGGCTGATGGCAccttcccctctgcagggcagcgGAAGGCCACACTGGCATCCATGCTCTATGAGAAATACAGGCAAGCCTGCACTCCCTCATGAGACCCacccttggggctgtgccccagagGAGGGGACCTGGGGAGgtggggatcccagagctgagAGGTGTGGGGTCTGCTCTGACTGCAGCAAGGAGACGGAGGAGGAGATCCGACCCTGCCCGAAGTGCATGGAATCTATCTCCACCACACACCACGACTACcgtgccctgggtttccagtCCACACCCCAGCCCATCACCCAGGTACAGGCAGTAGATATTATCCCCAGCAGCTTGCAGCAGCCGCCAGGGAGGCAGCGAGGCTCTTGTCCTGCTGAGCATGCCATCCCCTCCGCTCACATTTTGCTTCCACTGCAGCGTCACGATTACTTAACAGAGCAGCCAACCAGCTTCTGGATGGAGCAAGCCCGTGGACTGCCGGTAAGGCCCCACCACCCTGTCCTGCCAGTACCCTGGGAGTCTCAGCTGCTGACAGAGATCTCTCCAATTCTCTCCTCTCCAGGGTGTCACTGCCTTCTTCGGCAGAAACATTCCCTTCAAGAGGAATGCAGACTTCTCCACTCCCATTACCATGTACTTAGGGCATCCTGAGCCCTTCAACCTCTGTAACCCCTATGACCCCCTGAGcagacagctccagccccacaaGTAATAAAAAACAAGGGGACACAGGTGGTCCCAGCATCCTTGCCTACCCCAAGGCTGTCCTCAAGCTGGATGTTTGGAGGGGGAGCACTGCGTTCCTGGGATCTCAAATCCCATGAGAGCATGAAGCAAAATGGAAAACCCTGTTTTCAGCCCTGTTGCAAGTCACTGTTGACCAAAAATACACTGTGGTCCCAAGATTTCCTCCTTAGGCATGGAGGCAGAGCCCCTGGGACACGTCCCCTCCCGGCGCAGGCAGTGGGTGACAGGCAGCCGTTGTTCCAGTCCCCAGGCACAGGTGTGTTCCAGTAAGAGGCGGCAGCGGGGCGGCCAGAGCATGAGCTCAGAGGAACGCACTGCAGCCCTCACGCCAAAGCAAACCCAcggcagccctgccttcccAGCACCACCCAAGCCCTCAACAGCCGCTGCTGCAACGGCCCAGCACTGGCTCCCCATGCCCacactcctgccctgcaccGCAGACAGACCCCTGGGATACGATCTCTTGGGACATTTCAGGCAGCTGTCGCCAGCCCAGGCTGAGTTCCATATTGGCGTTCCCCTGGCCTCCCTCCCTCTTGGCATGCTGGGGCAGAGTGAAGTAGAGGCCACAGGACAGATGGATCTGGGGAAGTTTGTATTTCAACAAAATAGTTGCAGTGAGTCCTATATTTACACCTGGAGGAGGGATGGGTATTTACATGACCCAGTGGGGTTATATACAGGGGAAGGGgaaactggggagggggggagctGCGGCACTGAAGCCTAACCTGGCCAAGGAGTCAGTCTTGGCAGgaatccccatttccccccaccccagggagGGGTTGACATGGGCACAACTTCTGCTGGGGGCAAGGTACTGAAAAGAGACGGCAAAGTGCCCTGCGGGGCAGCCAGGCCCCGGAGAAGCTCAGAGCCAGCTGAGCCACAGGGGAGAGAGCAGGGGTGGCAGACCTCAGAGTTGCGGGGGAATACAAGGTCTCTTGGGCTGGATGAGGGCTGGTTACCCCActccagcagaggctgtggggaaggTGGGCTTTGCTGGTGCTGATGGAGGGGAGCAGACGGTGCTGTGGCCGCTGCCCCACCTTGCCCAGGCCCTGCTGAAGCAGGGGGGCTGCAGAGTCAGGTGGATGCAGTGATGGGGGGGTGCCGGTGCATCCTGGGGCACCGGAAAGCACTGGTGGCCCCATtgagctgggggctctgccacagccactgGGCTCAAATGAGTTAAGGGTCTTTCCTCTCGCCCAGCAGCCAGTATGTCCGCATCTTTCCCTTGCCCTGGAGGCAGAGGTGAGCAGGTTAgaccctgcctgcccctggagctgcttcttGGGTGTCAtccccagcactgacagcaacaAGGGGTCCCAGCCCCAACCCACCTCCCCATCACATTTCCCTGTGGTTGGAAGGGCTGGCACCCCAGCAGCATCACTGTGCCCTCACCTTCATTTCTACATCGCCACGTAGCTCCAGCTCAAAGCAGCCGAACTCATCCAGGACTTCTTTGGTGGCAGATGAGACGTGgatcttcagggctgagtgGCACAGAGGAGCAAGAGAGACATGGCTGGGTGCCACAGGAACAGGACACACCCCGTGGCTCTGGATTCAGCTGCCCTGGCTTACCTTGGCCGTTGGATTCCATGCGGGATGCGGTGTTCACTGTGTCCCCAAAGAGGCAGTACCGTGGCATCTTCAGACCCACCACCCCAGCGCACACAGgacctgcaggcacagaggcaCTCGGGGATGCTGCAGGGCGGGCAGGCGGGTGGGCAAGCACCCCCAGCTGGTCGGCACGGGGGCTCACCGGTGTGTATGCCGATGCGCAGGTGGAGCTGGTCGTTGGGACGGTGACGGATCTTGAAGGTTTTGACAGCCTcgagcagggccagggccatACGGACAATCTCACGAGCATGCAGCTTCCCATTGCGCACCGGCAGCCCCGAGACCACCATGTAGGCATCCCCAATGGTCTCCacctgtgggagcaggagggggaggTACAACCTGGGCTCCTTGCTGCCTGCCTCACTCTGGGCGGCTGTGCTTGTTCACCCCACCACTCACCTTGTAGACGTCAAAATTGTCGATAATGGCATCAAAGCAAGTGTAGAGATCGTTCAGCAGCATCACGACCTGGACGAACAAGGGTGTGTGTGCATCTGGGAGAGGATATGTCCCCCgagccccagggatggcactgccagggtgtgAGACCTCCACCAGCCCCACAGAGGTGCTGCCCCCCAAGTCCTGCTCTCACCTGCATGGGAGTGCTCTCTGCTGAGAGGGCAGTGAAACCCACGATGTCACTGAAGTAGATGGTGACACTGTCGAAAGCCTCAGCCCGCACTGTCTCTCCACgcttcagctgctctgccacagaACTGGCAAGGATAGTGGTGAGCTccaccccaaacctgctgttCCCCCTGCAACCCTTGCCTCACACCAGCATGGAGAGCTGGCAAGGGACCCCATacttgcacagcagcaggtgcATGCTGAACTCACGCCAACCCTCAGACCCACACACCCCCTTGTGTCCCCCTCTCACTGGGGCAGAATCTGGTAGAGGAGGTTCTCTGCCTTGCGCTTCTCCTCCAGGTAGGCCTGTGTCCTCTCTTCCACCAGCTTCTCCAGGTTGTTGGCATACTGTTCCATGCGTGACAGCAGGTTGTCCaggatgctggtgcttccctcCCTGGTGGGGTGCAGTCAGTTGGCACTGCAGGAAGAGGTGCCTCCCAACCACCACCCCCATGGCTGTCCCCACTTCCACCCAGGGCCACCGTCCCCATGTGCCAACCACCCACTTGTTGAATCTACGGATGAAGATCTTGATCTGACTGAAGTCAGGGCGCTCGGCCGGCTCCTGCGCCCAGCAGCGTTCcatcagcactgccagctcctcgCTGTGCACCCCGATGTCGATGGAGGGCCGGAAGAAGGGCTTCTGGCTATTACGCACCTTTTGCACGATCTCTGCCGGGGTGCGGCCAACAGTGAGCACCAGGCTTCCATGGTGGGGCAGGAGCTCCACACACGTGCTCTCCATCCTCACCTTTAGGGCTCAGGTCCATGCCCTCGATGTAGAAGGGGCCGTTGCGCAGAGCAACCTCCTGCACGATGATGCCGAAGCTGTAGACATCAGCTTTCTGCATGCCGGGGGTGGGCAGGTGTCCCTTCTGCAGCAGTTCTGGGGCtgtccacagcttctctggtgGGACAAAGCAATGAAGCAGTGAGACAGGGCCACCCCATCCTCCTGGTTGTCCCAGGTAGGCACTCACTGGCATAGAGTGCATGTGTGTCCTCATTGTCACTGGGCGAACGGAAGCTGGCCAGGCCATAGTCGGTGATCTTCAGCACAAAGCGGCTGTCCACCACGCAGTTGGATGACTTGAGGCTGCCGTGGTGGCCAATGATGCTGTTGTGCAGGAAGGCCATTCCctgggacagatggacacagtGAAGCTCATATCCCTCAGGCACCTCTCCCCATCCTCTCACACCCCTGAGCTGGATACCTTGACAATGTCATTGATGAGAGAGTAGCGGAACATCCAGTCCAGGTTGATGCTGTCGTTCTCCAGGACGTCCTGCGGTAGCACATTGAGTGGACCCCACCAGGCACCCAGGTCATGGTGATGGCAGCCTCACCAAGTGCCCAGCTCGGGGGTCTGCAGCAcccaccccctcccctccaCTGGCCTCTGACACCTGCTTGGacagctcagctgtgagcaTTACTGGGAGGGCTCAGGTGGCCACCAGCATCCACAGCCCTGTACACaacacacagcccagctgggtcACAAGAAATGAAACGTCTCAGTGTCACCTGCATTGTCCCCAAGCCCCGCTACCTGCAAGCTGCCCCGTGGGCAATACTCGGTGATGATGCAGATGTTGGGGGGGTCGATGCACGCCCCAATAAACCGGGTCAGGTGGTTGAACTGAATGTCTCGCATCTGCAGGTGGAAGTGGACCCTTAATAGTCTTGATctgtttctcctgctgccttcccacaCGCCCAGAACCAATCCCTGCACTCCCAGGCAGGTTGCCCACCCTAGCCCAGACGCCAAACCTACATGCTTTAGCTCGAAGAGCACCTGCCGCGTCAGCTCTATGCGCTTCTTGTTGATGTGCTTAATGGCCACAACATTGCCCTGGGGTgtttgggaaggggaaaaggtcAATGTCCACTGGATGAATTTGCGAAGGGGAGGAAACTGCAGGATgggggtgcagccaggtgggagcaCAACAGAGCTGGGGCATTTCAGGGGGagggctcagctccctgcctgctgcactgACCTTGAAGTGGCCCGTGTTGGCGAAGATCTGGTACTTGCCATGGGTGGTCATCAGTGAGCCATAGCTGGAGCCACgctgtgggaaggaggggatTAGGGAGAGGAACCCTGCGAAGGAGGGATGACCTACACcaatggagcagggcagggacatccAAGGTGTGTGGGGGATGGTGCAGGATGGGCTCTAAGGGTCAGGACAAGCTCTGCATGCTCTGTCAGAAAGGAGAAGACTCCAGGATGAGGCACTGCACAGAGTGTAGGACATGGACAAGATATGTCTGTAGGGGATGGATGGCAACATAGGGGCTTGATGAAGTATGGTGCTACATAGAGGATTCAGGGCTGTCTAGAGGAAGGATCtagctgtggctctgcagaggatGGAAAGTCAtgccagggatggatggaaTAAGTTTCTATAGGGAATGGAGAGCTATATAAGGATGAAGGGTTGTATTGAGGAGAGATTCAGTGGGGCTATGGCTCTGTAGGAAACAGAGGGTCATGAAAGAGATCAACAGGGAGGGGTGTCACgcagggaaggagggcagcacaggggcagagTGGTGCCTCAGGGATGGCTCCTCTCACCAGGGACAAGGTGAGCCGACTGCCTGCTGCCTTGTGGTACCGCTCAGGACTTCCAAact
This window harbors:
- the HINT2 gene encoding adenosine 5'-monophosphoramidase HINT2 translates to MAAVLARGLVRGALRPAQLRRCVSAPGRQDGEVGKAQQAAAAGEEAGVQPTIFSKIIDRTIPATILYEDDKCLVFRDVAPQAPVHFLVIPKRPIPRISRVGPQDTELLGHLMVVAASTAQAEGLADGYRLVINDGKHGAQSVYHLHLHVLGGRQMGWPPG
- the SPAG8 gene encoding sperm-associated antigen 8 isoform X3 yields the protein MTRWDALRSHVGPRCHGERPPVRVQGNEPLPEERLPCCGETLTTTTKRLREMSEIAEPPQEIADTDELPTVPLPVVPSRVPSPEIRKNPSEIKLPPWLGKWGTGSEEKSPTTLPALAPAPPTPAEKPSQAVPQRSRVTHDWQKEVVVDPLDSRPRKDLGSEDLQRGYDGLPIHQFLSSLTDSSPPKDCPPLRAVLLGQGQRKATLASMLYEKYSKETEEEIRPCPKCMESISTTHHDYRALGFQSTPQPITQVQAVDIIPSSLQQPPGRQRGSCPAEHAIPSAHILLPLQRHDYLTEQPTSFWMEQARGLPGVTAFFGRNIPFKRNADFSTPITMYLGHPEPFNLCNPYDPLSRQLQPHK
- the SPAG8 gene encoding sperm-associated antigen 8 isoform X2, coding for MTGPAAGTAFLPQKERNPLSQCGGDTAEDPGSGRGLCWWGLGTRLAMADAPRCLSSGSIPVCRDALRSHVGPRCHGERPPVRVQGNEPLPEERLPCCGETLTTTTKRLREMSEIAEPPQEIADTDELPTVPLPVVPSRVPSPEIRKNPSEIKLPPWLGKWGTGSEEKSPTTLPALAPAPPTPAEKPSQAVPQRSRVTHDWQKEVVVDPLDSRPRKDLGSEDLQRGYDGLPIHQFLSSLTDSSPPKDCPPLRAVLLGQGQRKATLASMLYEKYSKETEEEIRPCPKCMESISTTHHDYRALGFQSTPQPITQRHDYLTEQPTSFWMEQARGLPGVTAFFGRNIPFKRNADFSTPITMYLGHPEPFNLCNPYDPLSRQLQPHK
- the SPAG8 gene encoding sperm-associated antigen 8 isoform X1; translated protein: MTGPAAGTAFLPQKERNPLSQCGGDTAEDPGSGRGLCWWGLGTRLAMADAPRCLSSGSIPVCRDALRSHVGPRCHGERPPVRVQGNEPLPEERLPCCGETLTTTTKRLREMSEIAEPPQEIADTDELPTVPLPVVPSRVPSPEIRKNPSEIKLPPWLGKWGTGSEEKSPTTLPALAPAPPTPAEKPSQAVPQRSRVTHDWQKEVVVDPLDSRPRKDLGSEDLQRGYDGLPIHQFLSSLTDSSPPKDCPPLRAVLLGQGQRKATLASMLYEKYSKETEEEIRPCPKCMESISTTHHDYRALGFQSTPQPITQVQAVDIIPSSLQQPPGRQRGSCPAEHAIPSAHILLPLQRHDYLTEQPTSFWMEQARGLPGVTAFFGRNIPFKRNADFSTPITMYLGHPEPFNLCNPYDPLSRQLQPHK
- the NPR2 gene encoding atrial natriuretic peptide receptor 2; translated protein: MAPPLPLLALLLPLLPVPTGAGRRAATPDGAPANLTVAVVLPERNVSYAWAWPRVGPALSLALEALERGEPPLLPRPFSVRVEFMSSELEGACSEYVAPLNAVDLKLYHDPDVLFGPGCVYPAASVGRFASHWRLPLITGGAVAAGFSRKREHYSTTVRTGPSAPKLGAFVSHLHAHFNWSARAVLLYVDRKTDDRPYYFTVEGVYQELQDGNNLTVTVHIYSPEEGGPDTAVHFIKANGRVVYLCGPPEMLRQIMQLAQQENLTNGDYVFFYLDVFGESLRGDSARDPFKPWQESPGQDSGLREAFQMVLVITYYEPQNPEYQHFQTQLILRAKQKFGVQLNYSLMNLVAGCFYDGMLLYAMVLNETLREGGSKKNATHIIEKMRDRKFQGVTGLVSMDSNNDRDTDFNLWAMSDPKTGQYEVVGHYSGVEKQIHWLGRPIPWVKGAPPLDNPPCVFDVDDPSCDKTPLSMLAIVALGTGLTFVMFGISSFLIFRKLMLEKELASMLWRIRWDELQFGSPERYHKAAGSRLTLSLRGSSYGSLMTTHGKYQIFANTGHFKGNVVAIKHINKKRIELTRQVLFELKHMRDIQFNHLTRFIGACIDPPNICIITEYCPRGSLQDVLENDSINLDWMFRYSLINDIVKGMAFLHNSIIGHHGSLKSSNCVVDSRFVLKITDYGLASFRSPSDNEDTHALYAKKLWTAPELLQKGHLPTPGMQKADVYSFGIIVQEVALRNGPFYIEGMDLSPKEIVQKVRNSQKPFFRPSIDIGVHSEELAVLMERCWAQEPAERPDFSQIKIFIRRFNKEGSTSILDNLLSRMEQYANNLEKLVEERTQAYLEEKRKAENLLYQILPHSVAEQLKRGETVRAEAFDSVTIYFSDIVGFTALSAESTPMQVVMLLNDLYTCFDAIIDNFDVYKVETIGDAYMVVSGLPVRNGKLHAREIVRMALALLEAVKTFKIRHRPNDQLHLRIGIHTGPVCAGVVGLKMPRYCLFGDTVNTASRMESNGQALKIHVSSATKEVLDEFGCFELELRGDVEMKGKGKMRTYWLLGERKDP